CCAGCGTGAGGACCGCGCCGAGCGGCATCAGCGCTGGCGCAGGAGCGCCTCGGCCGCCTCCATGAGCGTCTCGGACAGGGTGGGATGGGCGTGGATCGTGCCCGCGAGGTCCTCGACCGTCAGCGCGGTCTCGACGGCGAGCGCGCCTTCGGCGATCAGCTCGCCCGCGCCGGGGCCGACGATGCCGACGCCGAGCACGCGCCCGGCGTCGGGGTCGGCCACGAGCTTCGTGAGCCCGTCCGAGCGGCCGAGGGTCGCCGCGCGCCCCGACGCGGCCCACTGGAACTTCGTGACCTTCACGGCGCGCCCCTCCCGCTGCGCCTGCGCCTCGGTGAGGCCGCACCACGCGACTTCCGGGTCGGTGAAGACGACCGCCGGGACGGCGACGTTGTCGAACGCCGCGGGCCGGCCGGCGATCGCCTCGGCCGCGACGACGCCCTGGCGCATCGCCTTGTGGGCGAGCATCGGCTCACCCGTGACGTCGCCGACGGCCAGGATGTGCGGCTCGGCCGTGCGGCACTGCGCGTCCACGGCGAGGAAGCCGCGGTCGTCGGGACGCGCGCGCGTCGTCTCGAGGCCGAGCCCGGCGCTCGCGGGCCGCCGCCCGACGGCGACGAGCACGCGATCGAAGCCCGCGGCCACCTCGGGCGTCGCCTTCGTGCCGAGGCGGATCTCGGCGAAGAGCTTCTCGCAGCGGCGGGCGACCGGCTGGACGAGGTCGCGGTCCACGCCGGGCAGGAGCCCGTCCGTCATCTCCACGAGCGTCACCTTGCTCCCGAGCGCCGCATAGACCTGCCCGAGCTCGAGGCCGATGTAGCCCCCGCCGACCACCAGCAGCCGGTCGGGCACCTCCGCGAGCTCGAGCGCCGCGGTCGAGTCCATGAGCCGCGGGCCCGTGAGGCCCGGCAGCGTCGCCGGCCGCGAGCCGGTTGCGACGACCGCGTGCTTGAAGCGCACCTTCTGGGGCGCCTCGCCCTCCACGCGGAGCGTGCGCGAGTCCTCGAAGACCGCGCGGCCGCCGATCACCTCGACGCCCTTGGACTTCGCGACCGAGGCGAGTCCGCGCGCGAGCTTGGCGACGACGCGCTCGCTCTTCCACTTCCGCAGCGGGTCGAGCGAGACGCGCGGCTCGCCGAAGTCCACGCCGAACTCGCGCGCGCGCTCGGCCTCGGCGAGGACCGCGGCGACGTGGAGCAGCGCCTTCGACGGGATGCAGCCCTCGAAGAGGCAGGCGCCGCCCAGGCGCCTGCCCTCGTCCACCACGACCGTCTCGAGGCCGAGCTCGGCGCAGCGGAACGCCGCCGTGTAGCCGCCGGGCCCGCCGCCGACCACGGCGACGTCGACTTCGGTCACGAGGTCACCCATCACCATTACTGGATCACCCGTCCGCGCCGCCTACCACTCGAGCAGGAGCTGCTCGGGCCGCTCGAGCCGCCGCACGATGTCGGCGGCGAAGCGCGCGCCGTCGGCGCCGTCGGCCACGCGGTGGTCGAAGGTGAGCGTGAGCGGGAGCAGCACGCGCGGCACGATCCGGCCCTCGCGCACGGCCGGCTCCTCCCGCGCGCGCGCGGCGCCGAGGATCGCGACCTCGGGGTAGTTGATGATCGGGATCGCGCCGGTGCCGCCGAGCGCGCCGATGTTGGTGACCGTGAACGTCCCGCCGCGCAGGTCGTCGAGCGTGGCCTTGCCGTCGCGGACGCGCTGGGCGAGGGCCGCGAGCTCGCGCTGGAGCTCGGGCAAGGGCTTCGTGTCCACGTCGCGGATCACGGGGACGATCAGGCCGCGCTCGGTGGCCACGGCGATGCCGAGGTGGCGGTAGCGCTTCACGATCAGCTCGCCCGCCGCCGGGTCGAGGCTCGCGTTGAACTGCGGGTGGTCCCGGAGCGCCAGGGCCGCGGCCTTCAGGAGGAAGCTCGTCAGCGTGAGCGTGAGGCCGCGCTGCCGCGCCGGCTCGACGTTGCGCTTGATGATCGCGTCGAGGTCGGTGATGTCGGCGCGGTCGAAGTGCGTGACGTGGGGGATCAGCGTCGCGGAGAGCGCCATGCGCTCGGCGATCGTGCGGCGCAGGTGCGAGAGCGGCTGGCGCTCGACCGGCCCCCACTGCTCGAAGTTCGGCAGCGCGGGCGGCTCCACGCCGACGGGCGCCAGCGGTTTGGCGACGGCCGGACGCTGTGGCGCTGTGCGCCGCGCGCCGGCGGGGG
The sequence above is a segment of the Candidatus Methylomirabilota bacterium genome. Coding sequences within it:
- the lpdA gene encoding dihydrolipoyl dehydrogenase: MTEVDVAVVGGGPGGYTAAFRCAELGLETVVVDEGRRLGGACLFEGCIPSKALLHVAAVLAEAERAREFGVDFGEPRVSLDPLRKWKSERVVAKLARGLASVAKSKGVEVIGGRAVFEDSRTLRVEGEAPQKVRFKHAVVATGSRPATLPGLTGPRLMDSTAALELAEVPDRLLVVGGGYIGLELGQVYAALGSKVTLVEMTDGLLPGVDRDLVQPVARRCEKLFAEIRLGTKATPEVAAGFDRVLVAVGRRPASAGLGLETTRARPDDRGFLAVDAQCRTAEPHILAVGDVTGEPMLAHKAMRQGVVAAEAIAGRPAAFDNVAVPAVVFTDPEVAWCGLTEAQAQREGRAVKVTKFQWAASGRAATLGRSDGLTKLVADPDAGRVLGVGIVGPGAGELIAEGALAVETALTVEDLAGTIHAHPTLSETLMEAAEALLRQR
- a CDS encoding dihydrolipoamide acetyltransferase family protein; this encodes MPARAFALPDLGEGLTEAEIVKVLVSEGDVVAEDAPLLEVETDKATVEIPSPVGGRVTKVHVQAGQTVKVGDVLVTFDEDAAKGAGGGERAPRLGTTLARSPLPAPSAPSSASVAGATAPARASGPVAATPATRRLARELGVDLRAVRASGRGGRVTDDDVRAAAGPTPAAPAPAGARRTAPQRPAVAKPLAPVGVEPPALPNFEQWGPVERQPLSHLRRTIAERMALSATLIPHVTHFDRADITDLDAIIKRNVEPARQRGLTLTLTSFLLKAAALALRDHPQFNASLDPAAGELIVKRYRHLGIAVATERGLIVPVIRDVDTKPLPELQRELAALAQRVRDGKATLDDLRGGTFTVTNIGALGGTGAIPIINYPEVAILGAARAREEPAVREGRIVPRVLLPLTLTFDHRVADGADGARFAADIVRRLERPEQLLLEW